The following are from one region of the Ananas comosus cultivar F153 linkage group 20, ASM154086v1, whole genome shotgun sequence genome:
- the LOC109726054 gene encoding aspartic proteinase nepenthesin-1-like: protein MPITNTMRRFKMQSLLSSVLISFLIFVTTSAAFLDLRIELTHVDAGRNFTKPELLRRTVRRSQARAMWLSAVQAAASGGVDPTTLTKSRILVSPGEGEYLMDIAIGTPPLPFTAILDTGSDLIWTQCKPCIKCLKVPAHPFDPSKSSTYSALPCAGKLCQAVPNNCSSASRDQQHCFYSYGYGDGTSSDGALATETFTFGSVTKVRVPGLGFGCGNDNGGDLNGGSGIVGFGRNPLSLISQLGIRKFAYCFTPLLQFQSKQSTLFFGPLANIVGRGPILTTPLLQNPSIPTFYYVSLLGITVGKNRLKIPKSAFQLRKDGTGGVIVDSGTLVTGLVDVAYEKAVQAFKSYVKLPVVEEDTGPFELCFKTPTNDTASVKVPQLVFHFQGADMGLPRENYMVEYTDRVLCVNIFDNGDSSVIGNIQQHNMKVLFDLEKEKLSFAPAQCDKL from the exons ATGCCTATTACCAACACCATGAGACGATTCAAAATGCAATCCCTCCTTTCCTCAGTCCTAATAAGCTTCCTGATTTTTGTCACCACATCTGCAGCTTTTCTGGACTTGCGCATTGAGCTAACCCACGTCGACGCCGGGCGCAACTTCACCAAGCCGGAGCTCCTCCGCCGCACAGTGCGCCGGAGCCAGGCTCGTGCGATGTGGCTCTCGGCAGTGCAAGCCGCCGCCAGCGGCGGCGTCGACCCTACCACGCTGACGAAATCCCGCATTCTGGTAAGCCCCGGTGAGGGCGAGTACCTCATGGACATAGCCATCGGCACGCCGCCGCTGCCCTTTACGGCGATACTAGACACCGGCAGCGACCTCATCTGGACCCAATGCAAACCCTGCATCAAGTGCCTCAAG GTTCCGGCGCATCCCTTCGACCCCTCGAAGTCCTCCACCTACTCGGCCCTGCCCTGCGCCGGCAAGCTGTGTCAGGCCGTGCCGAACAACTGCAGCAGCGCGAGCCGGGACCAGCAGCACTGCTTCTACAGCTACGGCTACGGCGACGGCACGTCGTCGGACGGCGCCCTCGCCACCGAGACCTTCACCTTCGGCTCGGTCACGAAGGTCCGGGTCCCCGGCCTCGGCTTCGGCTGCGGGAACGACAACGGGGGCGACCTGAACGGCGGGTCGGGGATCGTCGGCTTCGGCCGCaaccctctctccctcatctcCCAGCTCGGCATCCGAAAATTCGCCTACTGCTTCACCCCCCTACTCCAGTTCCAGTCCAAGCAAAGCACCCTCTTCTTCGGCCCGCTCGCCAATATCGTAGGCCGCGGCCCGATACTCACCACCCCGCTGCTCCAGAACCCGAGCATTCCAACCTTCTACTACGTGTCGCTGCTCGGAATTACGGTCGGCAAGAACCGGCTCAAGATACCGAAGTCGGCGTTCCAGCTGAGGAAGGACGGCACCGGCGGGGTGATCGTCGACTCGGGGACGCTCGTCACGGGGCTCGTCGACGTCGCGTACGAGAAGGCGGTGCAGGCGTTCAAGTCCTACGTGAAGCTCCCGGTGGTCGAGGAAGATACGGGGCCGTTCGAGCTCTGCTTCAAGACGCCGACGAACGACACGGCGTCGGTGAAGGTGCCGCAGCTCGTATTCCATTTTCAGGGCGCCGACATGGGCCTGCCGAGGGAGAACTACATGGTCGAGTACACCGACCGCGTGCTTTGCGTCAACATATTCGACAACGGCGATAGCTCCGTCATCGGAAATATACAGCAGCATAACATGAAGGTGCTCTTCGACCTGGAGAAGGAGAAGTTGTCTTTTGCTCCCGCTCAGTGTGACAAGCTGTAA